In the Kribbella sp. NBC_00482 genome, one interval contains:
- a CDS encoding Gfo/Idh/MocA family protein, producing the protein MTTRIAVIGLGSIAVEHLKAYQQNPQAELVAVCDVDLERAKARGEQFGVARVTGSAEEIFSDPDVDAVSVCVPNTLHAPIAEAALRAGKDVLVEKPMTVTVPEAEALVKAVEETGKALQIGYVRRYAPNALVTKRFLDAGEFGDIYAARATLLRTAGNPGGWFGDVELSGGGPLIDLGVHIIDLCWYLMGMPKAVSASGATFAPLGARDNIQNLTRYKAASAARPNTVEDFATAQIRFEGGAVLDVATSFSLHARNEISVRIHGDKGGAEIEPELLMVTEQHDTLLHIQPQIDSLGFDFKVGFANQIDHFLQICRGEIPADATAEQGLEMARMLTAIYESAKSGAEVKIAR; encoded by the coding sequence ATGACGACGCGGATTGCAGTGATCGGGCTCGGCTCGATCGCTGTCGAGCATCTGAAGGCGTACCAGCAGAACCCGCAGGCCGAGCTCGTCGCCGTGTGCGACGTCGACCTCGAGCGGGCGAAGGCGCGCGGTGAGCAGTTCGGCGTGGCGCGGGTGACCGGTTCCGCCGAGGAGATCTTCTCGGACCCGGACGTCGACGCGGTCAGCGTCTGCGTGCCGAACACGCTGCACGCCCCGATCGCCGAGGCGGCGCTGCGGGCGGGCAAGGACGTCCTGGTCGAGAAGCCGATGACCGTGACGGTGCCCGAGGCCGAGGCACTGGTGAAGGCGGTCGAGGAGACCGGAAAGGCCCTGCAGATCGGGTACGTACGGCGGTATGCGCCGAACGCCCTGGTCACCAAGCGGTTCCTGGACGCGGGCGAGTTCGGTGACATCTACGCGGCGCGGGCCACGCTGTTGCGGACGGCCGGCAACCCGGGCGGCTGGTTCGGCGACGTGGAGCTGTCCGGCGGCGGTCCGCTGATCGACCTCGGCGTCCACATCATCGACCTGTGCTGGTACCTGATGGGGATGCCGAAGGCGGTGTCCGCGTCCGGTGCGACGTTCGCGCCGCTGGGTGCCCGGGACAACATCCAGAACCTGACCCGGTACAAGGCGGCGTCGGCGGCGCGGCCGAACACGGTCGAGGACTTCGCGACCGCGCAGATCCGCTTCGAGGGCGGGGCGGTCCTCGACGTGGCCACGTCGTTCTCGCTGCACGCGCGCAACGAGATCAGCGTCCGGATCCACGGTGACAAGGGCGGCGCGGAGATCGAGCCGGAGCTCCTGATGGTCACCGAGCAGCACGACACGCTGCTGCACATCCAGCCGCAGATCGACTCGCTCGGGTTCGACTTCAAGGTCGGGTTCGCGAACCAGATCGATCACTTCCTGCAGATCTGCCGGGGCGAGATCCCGGCCGACGCGACCGCGGAGCAGGGCCTCGAGATGGCCCGGATGCTGACCGCGATCTACGAGTCCGCGAAGAGCGGCGCCGAGGTGAAGATCGCTCGCTGA
- a CDS encoding TetR/AcrR family transcriptional regulator gives MASEEYTSVWTRPKRGRRREQPALTQQQIVAEAIKLLDADGLEALTMRKLGAALGAVATAVYWHVANKDELLELVVDEVYGEVEVPRVADPSEWRPAAEAAARSVRAMIVRHPWVAPTLADVGMNYLGPNLMRISDDLLGTYLAAGFELIEADQAANTVLGYVIGVASVEAATVTKLKRTGKDMAAWQAEVWPAAVKAAEPYPHMRALYAANSNTDLEAGGEDSFSYGLARILDGLEARL, from the coding sequence ATGGCGAGCGAGGAGTACACGTCGGTCTGGACCCGGCCGAAGCGCGGCCGGCGCCGTGAGCAGCCCGCGCTGACCCAGCAGCAGATCGTCGCGGAGGCGATCAAGCTGCTGGACGCCGACGGGCTGGAGGCGCTGACGATGCGCAAGCTCGGAGCGGCGCTCGGAGCGGTGGCGACAGCCGTCTACTGGCACGTCGCGAACAAGGACGAGCTGCTCGAGCTCGTCGTCGACGAGGTGTACGGCGAGGTCGAGGTGCCGAGGGTCGCCGACCCGTCGGAATGGCGCCCTGCGGCAGAAGCCGCGGCGCGCAGTGTGCGCGCGATGATCGTCCGGCACCCGTGGGTCGCGCCCACGCTCGCCGACGTGGGCATGAACTACCTCGGGCCGAACCTGATGCGGATCTCCGACGATCTGCTCGGCACCTATCTGGCCGCCGGTTTCGAGCTGATCGAGGCGGACCAGGCCGCCAACACAGTGCTCGGCTACGTGATCGGTGTCGCCTCGGTCGAAGCCGCGACCGTCACCAAGCTCAAGCGCACCGGCAAGGACATGGCCGCCTGGCAGGCCGAGGTCTGGCCCGCCGCGGTCAAGGCCGCCGAGCCGTACCCGCACATGCGGGCACTGTACGCCGCCAACAGCAACACCGATCTCGAAGCGGGCGGCGAGGACAGCTTCAGCTACGGCCTCGCCAGAATCCTGGACGGCCTCGAAGCCCGTCTGTGA
- a CDS encoding MFS transporter, whose translation MTARHPRRWLILIVLCLSTMVLVLDNGVLNVAIPVLTEDLGASAQEIQWIVASYILVFAGLLLTAGSLSDRYGRKKVMIAGLAIFGAASLLATYAGTPEMLIAGRVLMGVGGAVVMPSTLSVLITVFDDDERRKAMSIWSSVLMVGLIGGPVLGGAMIAKFWWGSVFLINVPVAVLAIAAAVILMPESKGPWRKPDPIGALLSMVGLVSLVWVIIELPEHGLSWPMLIVAVAGLTLFVVWELRTPVPMVPLTLFRDRNFSGGSLSLVLLQVANGGLILALTQYMQFVLGFSPTKAGLAMAPMAVAVILVNGVGATLGQKIGNRPMTVAGLVVLAGGFWVMSRLSADDGFGMVALALGVFGVGAGLAQPAATAALMGAVPHEHAGVGSALNDTVQQAGAALGIAILGSALANNFTAKMPESAPDAARRSIGEAFALGDAGLADTARTAFAQAMSGTFVVSAVAVLGSAVLAFVLMRDRKTSAPEEVKDEVAVS comes from the coding sequence ATGACCGCTCGGCATCCGCGCAGGTGGCTGATTCTGATCGTGCTCTGCCTGAGCACGATGGTGCTCGTGCTGGACAACGGCGTCCTGAACGTCGCGATCCCGGTGCTGACCGAGGACCTCGGTGCGAGCGCGCAGGAGATCCAGTGGATCGTCGCGAGCTACATCCTGGTGTTCGCCGGCCTGTTGCTGACTGCCGGCAGCCTGTCCGACCGGTACGGGCGCAAGAAGGTGATGATCGCCGGTCTGGCGATCTTCGGCGCCGCGTCCCTGCTGGCGACGTACGCCGGGACTCCGGAGATGCTGATCGCGGGACGGGTGCTGATGGGAGTCGGCGGGGCGGTCGTGATGCCGAGCACGCTGTCGGTGCTGATCACGGTCTTCGACGACGACGAACGCCGGAAGGCGATGTCGATCTGGAGCTCGGTGCTGATGGTCGGGCTGATCGGCGGGCCGGTGCTCGGCGGCGCGATGATCGCGAAGTTCTGGTGGGGCTCGGTGTTCCTGATCAACGTGCCGGTGGCGGTGCTGGCGATCGCGGCGGCAGTGATCCTGATGCCGGAGTCCAAAGGGCCGTGGCGCAAGCCCGACCCGATCGGTGCGCTGCTGTCGATGGTCGGGCTGGTGTCGCTGGTCTGGGTGATCATCGAACTGCCGGAGCACGGTCTGTCCTGGCCGATGCTGATTGTCGCCGTTGCCGGGCTGACCTTGTTCGTCGTGTGGGAGCTGCGGACTCCGGTGCCGATGGTGCCGTTGACGCTCTTCCGCGACCGGAACTTCAGCGGCGGCAGCTTGTCGCTGGTGCTGCTGCAGGTCGCCAACGGTGGGTTGATTCTGGCGCTGACGCAGTACATGCAGTTCGTCCTTGGGTTCTCGCCGACGAAGGCCGGTCTGGCGATGGCGCCGATGGCGGTGGCGGTCATCCTGGTGAACGGTGTCGGGGCGACGCTCGGTCAGAAGATCGGGAACCGGCCGATGACCGTCGCCGGGTTGGTCGTGCTGGCCGGCGGCTTCTGGGTGATGTCGAGGCTGTCCGCGGACGACGGGTTCGGGATGGTCGCACTGGCGCTGGGTGTGTTCGGGGTGGGCGCCGGACTGGCTCAGCCGGCGGCGACCGCGGCGCTCATGGGTGCCGTGCCGCACGAGCACGCGGGCGTCGGGTCGGCGTTGAACGACACCGTGCAGCAGGCGGGTGCGGCGTTGGGGATCGCGATCCTGGGGTCGGCGCTGGCGAACAACTTCACCGCGAAGATGCCGGAGTCGGCGCCTGACGCGGCGCGACGCTCGATCGGCGAGGCATTCGCTCTAGGTGACGCGGGGTTGGCTGACACCGCCCGGACCGCCTTTGCGCAGGCGATGTCAGGCACCTTCGTGGTGAGTGCGGTAGCGGTCCTCGGGTCCGCGGTGCTGGCGTTCGTCCTCATGCGGGACCGGAAGACGTCAGCTCCGGAAGAGGTCAAGGACGAGGTTGCCGTCAGCTGA
- a CDS encoding phosphotransferase, whose protein sequence is MIEDGEEIPLLGGDVTEGLVRVGDTVRRPPGERAELVQDVLLHLEKVGFDGAPRFLGIDSAGRQALTYVEGEVAGRPRPPWIADEERMVSVARLLRAYDDAVEGFGIPENLPAPIEPPGLPDLNDPPELVGHQDVTPENVVFREGRAYALIDFDLARPVSRAREFVNLMLWWAPLGADADLDPELRGLDRPRRCRLLADAYGLSPAERARTLELTIGLNVRAWHTMKYRAETLGGGWQRMWSEGVGDKIRARQTWLEENADSLTTALLS, encoded by the coding sequence GTGATCGAGGACGGCGAAGAGATCCCGCTGCTCGGCGGCGACGTGACCGAGGGCCTGGTGCGCGTCGGCGACACCGTACGGCGCCCGCCCGGCGAGCGCGCCGAACTTGTCCAGGACGTCCTGCTGCACCTGGAGAAGGTCGGGTTCGACGGCGCACCGAGATTCCTCGGCATCGACTCGGCCGGCCGCCAGGCGCTCACGTACGTCGAGGGCGAGGTCGCGGGCCGCCCGCGGCCACCGTGGATCGCGGACGAGGAGCGGATGGTCTCGGTCGCACGGCTGCTGCGTGCGTACGACGACGCCGTCGAGGGATTCGGGATCCCGGAGAACCTGCCCGCGCCGATCGAGCCGCCCGGTTTGCCGGACCTCAACGATCCGCCGGAGCTGGTCGGCCATCAGGACGTGACGCCGGAGAACGTGGTCTTCCGGGAAGGGCGCGCGTACGCGCTGATCGACTTCGATCTCGCCCGCCCGGTGAGCCGCGCCCGTGAGTTCGTGAACCTGATGCTGTGGTGGGCCCCGCTCGGCGCCGACGCCGATCTCGACCCCGAACTCCGCGGCCTGGACCGTCCCCGCCGCTGCCGGCTCCTCGCCGATGCCTACGGCCTCTCCCCCGCCGAGCGCGCCCGCACACTGGAGCTCACGATCGGTTTGAACGTGCGCGCCTGGCACACGATGAAGTACCGCGCCGAAACCCTCGGCGGCGGCTGGCAGCGGATGTGGAGTGAGGGAGTCGGCGACAAGATCCGCGCACGGCAGACCTGGCTCGAGGAGAACGCCGACTCCCTCACGACCGCACTACTCAGCTGA